In Nitratiruptor sp. YY09-18, a single window of DNA contains:
- a CDS encoding DegT/DnrJ/EryC1/StrS family aminotransferase, with amino-acid sequence MRLWATNSQLLYMALLHALGVKKLRLNPISPTFFANIAKILGIESEYVDTRLDFGSEADIVHNFFESYTPSSLIVFQNHGKSVGDAKVFVKKSEGCLVAEFEDEELYQKTKLFLDGGVKRGRLWNYDVVSVGIKEKAKECEVAGLEEKIARSNEIVEFFDERFAKNPYFDTLCIGKATYKTYYPILLKPALYCPKEDIYQELRENGIAVEVRFKPLYKLTFFHSASMPVSEELYKAIMLLPLDKNIVEPLWEVLEKYRYRGCSF; translated from the coding sequence ATGCGGCTGTGGGCAACTAATTCTCAACTTTTATATATGGCTTTGCTCCATGCATTGGGAGTAAAAAAGCTCCGTCTCAATCCCATTTCTCCTACCTTTTTTGCCAATATTGCAAAGATTTTAGGGATTGAGTCGGAGTATGTAGATACAAGATTGGATTTTGGAAGCGAAGCAGATATTGTGCACAATTTTTTTGAAAGTTATACTCCAAGCTCTTTGATTGTTTTTCAAAATCATGGCAAGAGTGTAGGAGATGCAAAAGTTTTTGTCAAAAAAAGTGAAGGATGTTTGGTAGCAGAGTTTGAGGATGAGGAGCTGTATCAAAAAACGAAGCTTTTTTTAGATGGTGGTGTCAAAAGAGGAAGGCTTTGGAACTATGATGTGGTAAGTGTAGGCATCAAAGAGAAGGCAAAAGAGTGTGAAGTGGCTGGTCTTGAAGAAAAGATTGCACGCAGCAATGAAATAGTGGAGTTTTTTGATGAGAGGTTTGCTAAAAATCCCTACTTTGATACTCTTTGTATTGGTAAAGCAACATATAAAACGTACTATCCCATACTCCTCAAACCGGCTCTTTATTGCCCTAAAGAGGATATTTATCAAGAATTACGAGAAAATGGGATAGCTGTGGAAGTGCGTTTTAAGCCGCTTTATAAACTCACGTTCTTTCACTCTGCCTCGATGCCTGTGAGCGAAGAACTCTACAAAGCTATCATGCTTTTGCCGCTAGATAAAAATATTGTAGAGCCTTTGTGGGAGGTTTTGGAGAAATACCGCTATAGAGGATGTAGTTTTTAG
- the topA gene encoding type I DNA topoisomerase, whose product MGKNLIIVESPAKARTIKNFLGKEYEVIASKGHIRDLPKHSFGIKIEEDRFIPQYRIDKDHTDITKKLKELAKKAERVYIATDEDREGEAIGYHIAQAIGKKPEELPRIVFHEITRSAIQKALENPRTLDMNRVNAQQARRLLDRIVGYKLSPLLASKIQRGLSAGRVQSAALKLIVDREREIKAFVPQEYWTIDALFNKTIDASLYKYQDKKLNKLDIKNREQAEEIVERVKNEEFIVAKIEKKKRVTKSPAPFMTSTLQQAASGQLGFSPKKTMMIAQKLYEGVQTPKGITGVITYMRTDSLNIAKEAQEAARELIAKKFGEEYLPQKPKNYATKSKGAQEAHEAIRPTMLDFTPEVAKEYLTSDELKLYTLIYNRFLASQMQDAIFETQTIYFKSPSTTFKATGRKLLFDGFYKVLGNEDKDKLLPELTEGEKAELTKIEAHQHFTEPPARYSEASLIKTLESLGIGRPSTYAPTISLLQARNYVELEKKQLKPTDIAFTVIETLEKHFPDIVDSNFTAKMEEELDEIAAAKKDWQKVLKEFYDPFIELIEKGKKEIKSQKVAEPIGRACPECGAELVKRKGRFGEFIACSAFPKCKYTEQLEENKTEQQPSEEVCEKCGSPMIVKQGPRGAFLACSAYPKCKNTKPLAKQEPKKLDVKCPECGGEIVERFSRRGKFYGCANYPKCTFISKFEPTEHKCPECGYIMAARTYRNKDVYECIKCKTRQER is encoded by the coding sequence ATGGGCAAAAATCTAATTATCGTCGAATCACCGGCAAAAGCGAGAACAATTAAGAATTTTTTGGGCAAAGAGTATGAGGTAATTGCTTCAAAAGGACATATTCGCGACCTTCCAAAGCACAGCTTTGGTATCAAAATAGAAGAGGACCGATTTATCCCTCAATACCGTATCGATAAAGATCACACCGATATTACAAAAAAACTCAAAGAGCTTGCAAAAAAGGCTGAGAGAGTTTATATAGCAACTGATGAAGATAGAGAGGGTGAAGCAATTGGCTACCATATAGCACAAGCTATTGGGAAAAAACCTGAAGAACTCCCCCGCATAGTATTTCATGAAATAACCCGCTCAGCCATTCAAAAAGCCTTAGAAAACCCTCGCACCCTTGATATGAATCGTGTCAATGCCCAACAGGCAAGACGACTCCTTGATAGAATTGTAGGATACAAGCTCAGTCCCCTTCTTGCTTCAAAAATCCAGCGTGGGCTCAGTGCTGGACGTGTACAGAGTGCCGCACTTAAACTAATCGTAGATCGTGAGCGTGAAATCAAAGCTTTCGTTCCACAAGAATACTGGACAATAGATGCACTATTTAATAAAACTATCGATGCATCCCTCTATAAATATCAAGATAAAAAGCTCAATAAACTCGATATAAAAAACAGGGAGCAGGCTGAAGAGATTGTCGAGAGGGTAAAAAATGAAGAGTTTATCGTAGCAAAAATAGAGAAGAAAAAGCGCGTTACCAAATCTCCTGCCCCATTTATGACCTCAACACTCCAGCAAGCTGCATCAGGACAGCTTGGATTTAGTCCTAAAAAAACGATGATGATAGCACAAAAGCTCTATGAAGGAGTCCAGACTCCAAAAGGTATCACCGGAGTCATTACATACATGAGGACCGATAGCCTCAATATCGCAAAAGAGGCACAAGAAGCTGCAAGAGAGCTCATAGCCAAGAAGTTTGGAGAAGAATATCTGCCTCAAAAACCAAAAAACTATGCTACTAAGAGCAAAGGAGCCCAGGAAGCTCATGAAGCAATACGACCGACAATGCTTGATTTCACACCAGAAGTAGCAAAAGAGTATCTCACCAGTGATGAACTCAAGCTCTACACCCTCATCTATAACCGCTTTCTTGCATCTCAGATGCAAGATGCAATCTTTGAAACCCAAACTATCTACTTCAAAAGTCCAAGCACAACTTTCAAAGCAACGGGGAGGAAACTTCTCTTTGATGGTTTTTATAAAGTTTTGGGCAATGAAGACAAAGATAAGCTTTTGCCAGAACTTACTGAAGGTGAGAAAGCCGAGCTTACAAAGATTGAAGCACACCAACACTTCACAGAACCCCCTGCACGTTATAGCGAAGCCAGCCTTATCAAAACTCTCGAATCACTTGGTATTGGAAGACCTTCAACATATGCCCCAACCATATCTCTTTTGCAGGCAAGAAATTATGTTGAATTAGAAAAAAAACAACTCAAGCCAACAGATATTGCATTTACTGTGATAGAGACACTTGAAAAACATTTTCCAGACATTGTCGATAGTAATTTCACAGCTAAAATGGAAGAGGAGCTAGATGAGATAGCAGCCGCTAAAAAAGATTGGCAAAAGGTACTCAAGGAGTTTTACGACCCATTTATAGAGCTTATCGAAAAGGGTAAAAAAGAGATAAAAAGCCAAAAGGTAGCTGAGCCGATTGGCAGAGCCTGTCCAGAGTGTGGAGCTGAGCTTGTAAAGCGCAAAGGGAGATTTGGTGAATTTATCGCTTGTAGCGCCTTTCCAAAGTGCAAATATACTGAGCAACTTGAGGAGAATAAAACAGAGCAGCAACCAAGTGAAGAGGTATGCGAAAAGTGTGGCAGCCCAATGATTGTGAAGCAAGGGCCTCGCGGAGCTTTTTTGGCTTGTAGTGCATATCCAAAATGTAAAAATACCAAACCACTTGCAAAACAAGAGCCAAAAAAGCTCGATGTCAAATGCCCTGAGTGCGGTGGCGAGATAGTTGAAAGATTTAGCCGTAGAGGCAAATTCTACGGATGCGCCAACTATCCTAAGTGTACATTCATCTCAAAATTTGAACCAACAGAGCACAAATGTCCTGAGTGTGGATATATCATGGCTGCACGCACTTATCGCAACAAAGATGTGTATGAGTGTATCAAGTGCAAAACGAGGCAGGAAAGATGA
- a CDS encoding metallophosphoesterase family protein — MKIGVISDTHNKLENTQEIVAQMQQENIAYLIHAGDIGQNVLDFLATLPLKTIAVYGNTDTSLYNSNPQKVILQKQPYYFKIGNTTFKLMHQPYFLTPDSDVVIYGHLHKFSCERAKSLFINPGEVCAREKPRIEGALLDLSTKEVTYIYKEKEWHKQKVCA, encoded by the coding sequence ATGAAGATCGGTGTAATCTCCGATACACACAATAAGCTCGAAAATACCCAAGAGATAGTAGCCCAGATGCAACAAGAAAATATTGCTTATCTCATCCATGCTGGAGATATTGGACAAAATGTACTCGATTTCCTTGCAACCCTGCCTCTTAAAACTATAGCGGTCTATGGCAACACTGATACTTCTCTATACAACTCCAATCCCCAAAAAGTGATATTGCAAAAACAACCCTACTACTTCAAGATTGGCAATACTACTTTTAAGCTCATGCATCAGCCCTACTTTCTCACTCCAGATAGCGATGTGGTCATCTATGGGCATTTGCACAAATTTAGCTGTGAGAGGGCAAAATCGCTTTTTATTAATCCTGGGGAAGTATGCGCTAGAGAAAAACCTCGTATAGAGGGTGCTCTTTTGGATTTGTCCACAAAAGAGGTAACATATATTTACAAAGAAAAAGAGTGGCACAAACAAAAGGTGTGCGCATGA
- a CDS encoding biotin synthase has protein sequence MKVYLCAISNISSGVCAEDCAFCTQSTKYKADIPRYKYKDIDLIVQEAKKAKASKAIGFCLVTAGKGIDDKILEFVCEAAHAVKKTVPDISLIGCNGTATVEQLRELKSAGIDNYNHNLESAKSYYDKICSTHSWDERYQTCLNAKEAGLNLCTGGIFGMGESQAQIDELMEQIVSLQPMSVPVNFFHPNPALPLPQKIIEKQKALEIIKKVRAKLPEAMVMVAGGRELVFQDSWPTIFEAGANAIVIGDYLTTKGERPDKDLQVLQSLGYDIATSCHA, from the coding sequence ATGAAAGTCTATCTATGTGCAATAAGTAATATTAGCAGTGGCGTATGTGCTGAAGATTGTGCATTTTGTACCCAAAGTACCAAATACAAAGCAGACATTCCTCGCTATAAATATAAAGATATCGACCTCATTGTCCAAGAAGCCAAAAAAGCGAAGGCCTCTAAAGCGATCGGTTTTTGTCTTGTTACGGCTGGTAAAGGAATAGATGATAAGATTTTAGAGTTTGTCTGTGAAGCGGCGCATGCAGTTAAAAAAACGGTTCCCGATATATCCCTCATCGGCTGTAACGGTACAGCTACTGTTGAGCAGCTGCGAGAGCTCAAAAGTGCGGGAATAGACAATTACAATCACAATCTTGAAAGTGCAAAAAGCTATTATGATAAGATATGCTCCACCCACAGCTGGGATGAGCGCTATCAAACATGTCTCAATGCCAAAGAAGCAGGTCTCAATCTTTGCACCGGTGGAATTTTTGGTATGGGTGAATCCCAAGCACAAATTGATGAGCTCATGGAGCAAATTGTATCTTTGCAGCCTATGAGTGTACCGGTCAATTTCTTTCATCCAAACCCTGCATTGCCATTGCCACAGAAGATAATAGAGAAACAAAAGGCTCTTGAAATTATCAAAAAAGTACGAGCAAAACTACCTGAAGCCATGGTGATGGTAGCAGGTGGACGAGAGCTTGTTTTTCAAGATAGCTGGCCTACAATTTTTGAAGCTGGAGCAAATGCTATCGTAATCGGAGACTATCTCACTACCAAAGGTGAGCGCCCAGATAAAGATTTGCAGGTTTTGCAAAGTCTTGGATATGATATAGCGACGAGCTGCCATGCATGA
- a CDS encoding cation:proton antiporter, whose product MHEIAIIVTISLIIFSSPFIAKFTKLPTSVIEIMLGMIFGAFGVLEHVALFELVAEFGFLYLMFLAGLEVDMKKIFATKKSILKSGILYIALLYVFSLLIVQNLGLPLVYTLIFPLISVGLIAALKKEYGNKFEWLNLSMAIGSLGEVVSIAILTIVSAGLKFGFGTKFYQNLLILVLFLLLISIVFKLLQILFWWYPELKTTLMPRIDNEEQDIRLSMALFFLFISMMLYLKLEVAFGAFIAGVIIATFFEHKRSLPHKLSSFGFGFLVPIFFIFTGSSFKISSLLMEGMVASALLITSIMFGVRILAANAFYKIFSLKERFLFGLSHSMPLTLLVAISTIAYHTHFIDEAEYMAFILASILEVLIAMVSIRFFVSLFTIK is encoded by the coding sequence ATGCATGAGATAGCAATTATTGTCACAATTTCTCTTATAATCTTTTCATCCCCTTTTATTGCCAAATTTACCAAGCTTCCTACCTCAGTCATAGAGATAATGCTTGGGATGATTTTTGGAGCATTTGGGGTGCTCGAGCATGTTGCGCTCTTTGAGCTTGTAGCAGAGTTTGGCTTTTTGTATCTCATGTTTTTAGCAGGTCTTGAAGTAGATATGAAGAAGATCTTTGCTACCAAAAAGAGTATCCTCAAATCTGGCATTCTCTACATCGCTTTATTATATGTTTTTTCACTTCTTATCGTGCAAAATTTGGGACTTCCTCTTGTCTATACCCTCATCTTCCCTCTTATTTCAGTAGGTCTCATTGCAGCACTCAAAAAGGAGTATGGCAATAAGTTCGAATGGCTCAATCTCTCTATGGCAATTGGAAGCCTAGGTGAGGTTGTCTCTATCGCAATTTTGACAATAGTAAGTGCTGGACTGAAATTTGGATTTGGAACAAAGTTTTATCAAAATCTCTTAATTCTTGTTCTCTTTTTGCTTCTTATCTCGATAGTTTTTAAACTTTTGCAGATTCTTTTTTGGTGGTATCCAGAGCTCAAAACAACTCTCATGCCCCGCATAGACAATGAGGAGCAAGATATCCGCCTCTCAATGGCACTCTTTTTCCTTTTCATTTCTATGATGCTCTATCTCAAACTAGAAGTTGCATTTGGTGCCTTTATCGCTGGGGTTATTATCGCTACATTTTTTGAGCACAAGAGGAGCCTGCCCCACAAACTCTCATCCTTTGGATTTGGCTTTTTAGTCCCGATATTTTTCATTTTTACAGGAAGTAGCTTTAAGATCTCATCGCTTTTAATGGAAGGAATGGTAGCAAGTGCTTTGCTTATAACTTCTATTATGTTTGGTGTGCGTATTTTAGCAGCGAATGCATTTTATAAGATCTTTTCACTCAAAGAGAGATTTCTCTTTGGTCTTTCACACTCTATGCCGCTCACACTCCTTGTAGCGATCTCAACAATCGCCTACCATACACACTTCATAGATGAAGCAGAGTATATGGCTTTTATTTTGGCTTCAATTTTAGAAGTTCTTATCGCAATGGTCTCAATTCGCTTCTTTGTTTCTCTCTTCACAATAAAATAG
- a CDS encoding AMIN domain-containing protein, producing MRLFILLLPILLLARDNPFFLPTKKISPVQAPQEKIIAVQKSQDKSQEAEQKSSEFSYSSLSTQKATSSSNKKLEDVFLPQQHSSQPPKAIKPSTIKEVTLPKVLLHFENNALLIVSKDRVKRRFFTQNPHKIVLDFYAKRSFPTKRVDLAMPHFRNVAIGAHRGYYRVAVELQDCQKNGFKKLDKGYLFYCEERNKEAN from the coding sequence ATGAGACTCTTTATTTTACTTCTACCAATACTGCTACTAGCAAGGGATAATCCTTTCTTCTTACCAACCAAAAAGATTTCACCTGTTCAAGCGCCTCAAGAGAAGATTATAGCAGTACAAAAGAGCCAAGATAAGTCACAAGAGGCTGAGCAAAAGAGTTCAGAATTTTCTTATAGCAGTCTCTCTACGCAAAAGGCTACCTCTTCATCAAACAAAAAGCTAGAAGATGTATTTTTGCCACAACAACACTCATCTCAACCTCCAAAAGCGATAAAACCATCAACCATCAAAGAGGTAACATTACCAAAAGTACTCCTCCACTTTGAAAACAACGCTCTGCTCATAGTGAGCAAAGATAGAGTAAAACGGCGTTTTTTTACGCAAAATCCTCACAAAATAGTTCTTGATTTCTATGCCAAAAGAAGTTTTCCTACCAAGAGAGTCGATCTTGCGATGCCACATTTTCGCAATGTGGCAATTGGTGCACATAGAGGATATTATCGCGTAGCAGTTGAGCTGCAAGATTGTCAAAAAAATGGCTTCAAAAAGCTTGACAAAGGTTATCTATTTTATTGTGAAGAGAGAAACAAAGAAGCGAATTGA
- the eno gene encoding phosphopyruvate hydratase, giving the protein MVYIDNIVAQEVLDSRGNPTVKATVILSDGTVASAIVPSGASTGKREALELRDGDERFGGKGVLKACENVEVAIADELVGLSPYNQAEIDAIMKELDGTENYSHLGANAVLGVSMAVARAAAKSLHLPLYRYLGGANGIILPTPMLNIINGGAHADNDVDLQEYMIMPTGFDDFKEALRASAEIYHTLKKLLASEGHPTALGDEGGFAPNFKNNEEPIEYILKAIEKAGYKPGDEVCIALDAASSEFYKDGKYELKGDGKVYTSEELAEFYANLVAKYPIVSLEDGMAEDDWDGWKILTEKLGDKIQLVGDDLFVTNKKILAEGIEKGIANAILIKPNQIGTVSETMQTVRLAQRHSYNCVMSHRSGESEDAFIADFAVALNTGQIKTGAPARGERTAKYNRLLEIERDLIYGEFIGKELF; this is encoded by the coding sequence ATGGTTTATATTGACAATATTGTAGCCCAGGAAGTTTTGGATAGTCGCGGGAATCCCACTGTCAAAGCGACTGTAATTTTAAGTGATGGTACCGTAGCTAGCGCAATAGTGCCAAGTGGAGCAAGTACTGGGAAAAGAGAAGCTTTGGAGCTCAGAGACGGAGATGAGCGGTTTGGTGGTAAAGGTGTTTTGAAAGCATGTGAAAATGTAGAAGTTGCTATTGCAGATGAACTTGTAGGTCTTAGCCCATACAATCAAGCAGAAATTGATGCGATAATGAAAGAGCTTGATGGAACTGAAAACTACTCCCATCTTGGTGCTAATGCAGTGCTTGGGGTCTCTATGGCTGTGGCTAGAGCTGCTGCAAAGAGTTTGCATCTGCCTCTTTATCGCTATCTTGGTGGCGCAAATGGTATCATCCTTCCAACTCCAATGCTCAATATCATCAATGGTGGTGCGCACGCAGACAATGATGTAGATTTGCAAGAGTACATGATCATGCCGACAGGTTTTGATGATTTCAAAGAGGCGCTTCGTGCGAGTGCTGAAATCTATCATACTCTCAAAAAGCTTCTTGCTAGTGAAGGGCATCCAACAGCTTTAGGAGATGAGGGGGGATTTGCACCAAACTTTAAAAATAATGAAGAGCCGATTGAGTATATTTTGAAAGCTATTGAAAAAGCGGGATATAAACCAGGTGATGAGGTGTGCATAGCTCTTGATGCAGCAAGCAGTGAGTTTTATAAAGATGGCAAATATGAGCTCAAAGGGGATGGCAAAGTCTATACTAGTGAAGAGCTCGCAGAGTTTTATGCGAACTTAGTAGCAAAATATCCAATCGTTTCACTTGAAGATGGTATGGCAGAAGATGATTGGGATGGATGGAAAATTTTGACTGAAAAACTTGGAGATAAGATCCAGCTTGTGGGAGATGACCTTTTTGTAACAAACAAAAAGATTTTGGCTGAAGGAATTGAGAAAGGCATCGCAAATGCTATTCTTATCAAACCTAACCAGATAGGAACTGTGAGTGAGACAATGCAGACAGTCCGCCTAGCCCAAAGACATAGCTACAACTGTGTTATGAGTCATAGAAGTGGCGAGAGTGAAGATGCATTTATTGCTGATTTTGCAGTTGCACTCAATACTGGACAGATCAAAACAGGAGCTCCAGCAAGAGGCGAGAGAACAGCAAAATATAACAGACTTCTTGAAATCGAGCGAGATCTCATCTATGGAGAATTTATAGGCAAAGAGCTTTTCTAG
- the recA gene encoding recombinase RecA: protein MDANKEKALELAIKQIDKAFGKGAIVKLGEKEIEPIAAIPTGSLGLDMALGIGGVPKGRIIEIYGPESSGKTTLALQIIAEAQKQGGIAAFIDAEHALDVFYAKNLGVDVENLLVSQPDFGEQALDIVETIARSGAVDVIVVDSVAALTPKAEIEGEMGDAHVGLQARLMSQALRKLTGVVHKMNTTVIFINQIRMKIGAMGYGTPETTTGGNALKFYASVRIDVRRIATLKQGDNNIGNRVRAKVVKNKVAPPFRQAEFDIMFGEGISKEGELIDYGVKLDIVDKSGSWFSYKDIKLGQGRENAKAYLKEHPEVAAQIESEIRQAMGMDDSIMLVPQNEMSEE from the coding sequence ATGGATGCAAATAAGGAAAAAGCGTTAGAATTAGCAATCAAACAGATAGATAAAGCTTTTGGAAAAGGGGCTATTGTCAAACTTGGCGAGAAAGAGATCGAGCCAATTGCCGCTATTCCTACCGGATCTTTGGGGCTTGATATGGCACTCGGTATCGGTGGTGTGCCAAAGGGACGTATCATTGAAATTTATGGGCCAGAAAGTTCTGGAAAAACTACACTTGCGCTTCAAATCATCGCAGAAGCACAAAAGCAAGGTGGCATCGCTGCATTTATAGATGCTGAGCATGCGTTAGATGTATTTTATGCAAAAAATTTGGGAGTAGATGTGGAAAATCTCCTCGTCTCTCAGCCAGATTTTGGTGAGCAGGCTCTTGATATTGTAGAAACAATTGCAAGGAGTGGGGCAGTTGATGTGATTGTGGTAGATTCAGTTGCAGCTCTTACACCTAAAGCTGAGATTGAGGGTGAGATGGGTGATGCGCATGTGGGGTTGCAAGCAAGACTCATGAGTCAGGCGCTACGCAAACTCACAGGTGTTGTGCATAAGATGAACACAACTGTCATCTTTATTAATCAGATTCGTATGAAAATTGGTGCTATGGGATATGGTACGCCAGAGACAACGACAGGGGGAAATGCACTCAAATTCTATGCATCGGTGCGTATCGATGTGCGACGTATTGCAACTTTGAAGCAAGGAGACAACAATATCGGAAACCGGGTGCGAGCAAAAGTGGTCAAAAACAAAGTAGCACCTCCATTTCGTCAGGCCGAATTTGATATTATGTTTGGAGAAGGCATTAGTAAAGAGGGAGAGCTTATCGATTATGGTGTGAAACTCGATATTGTTGATAAGAGTGGTAGCTGGTTTAGCTATAAAGATATCAAGCTTGGCCAAGGTAGAGAAAACGCAAAAGCATACCTTAAAGAGCATCCAGAAGTAGCAGCGCAAATTGAGAGCGAAATAAGGCAGGCTATGGGTATGGATGATAGTATTATGCTTGTACCACAAAATGAGATGAGCGAAGAATAA
- a CDS encoding DUF2079 domain-containing protein, with protein MKTKFINFLKFWIILQLLFIFFMPMLKVYTLHSHYWDFGVFDHFLYIFAKENNFYWFLKNHFRPILFLYGLGYKILPSPYLLLFLQSLAVAVSGYFVYLLTIQQLGSKLWALFLVWCFFLHPMVLYQAFWDFHTDHLLLPVLLAGFYFSLQKKSNTIILFAIIAILWTIKESAVLIALFFSLYLLFSKRYKVAIFGALASIVVWYLVTHFIGPDFYRYSNTLLEKWPQTQASPFPSFYRQWGDSYTQMVLFILSHPLKVFTSIFTNIYKDIFIFVAFAPFLIISLFAPSLLIVATPGFAMTLLSAQPEKVMIYHHYHAAILPVTFAAGIVGLKQILKRLANQEKIIMAFLFFLTLIVSWAYAPTPNGRYFYWTKINDYGYDRYIPTARTYAIKEAIHREIPARYDMSVAFPNGFYYSYLGHKRVVYILPRGIDKADFIIIDLHRIDRKKRNYYLNLIQKLKNERKLLTEFQDFYIFK; from the coding sequence ATGAAAACGAAATTTATAAATTTTTTGAAATTTTGGATCATTTTACAGCTTCTCTTTATCTTTTTTATGCCTATGCTCAAAGTCTATACACTCCATTCTCATTATTGGGATTTTGGTGTTTTTGACCATTTTTTATATATTTTTGCAAAAGAGAACAATTTTTACTGGTTTTTGAAAAACCATTTTCGCCCAATTCTATTTTTGTATGGATTGGGTTATAAAATTTTACCATCTCCCTACTTACTTCTTTTTTTACAATCCTTGGCTGTCGCGGTAAGTGGATATTTTGTCTATCTGTTGACGATACAGCAGCTTGGCTCAAAGCTTTGGGCACTCTTTTTGGTCTGGTGCTTTTTCCTCCATCCTATGGTTCTTTATCAAGCTTTTTGGGATTTTCATACGGACCATCTCTTGTTGCCTGTGCTTTTGGCGGGTTTCTATTTTTCCTTGCAAAAAAAGAGCAATACAATAATACTTTTTGCCATTATAGCGATTTTGTGGACGATAAAGGAGAGTGCTGTTTTGATAGCTCTGTTTTTTAGTCTCTATCTTCTTTTTTCCAAGAGATACAAAGTAGCAATTTTTGGAGCTTTAGCCAGTATTGTCGTATGGTATCTCGTTACGCACTTCATAGGTCCGGATTTTTATAGGTATAGTAATACACTTTTGGAAAAATGGCCACAGACTCAAGCCTCTCCTTTTCCCTCTTTCTATCGTCAGTGGGGAGATTCTTATACTCAAATGGTGCTTTTTATCCTATCTCATCCATTAAAAGTTTTTACCTCCATCTTTACTAATATCTATAAAGACATCTTTATCTTTGTAGCTTTTGCACCATTTCTTATCATATCACTTTTTGCTCCATCTTTACTGATTGTTGCAACTCCTGGTTTTGCCATGACACTTCTATCCGCTCAGCCAGAAAAGGTGATGATATATCATCACTATCATGCAGCAATTCTCCCCGTAACCTTTGCCGCGGGTATCGTTGGTTTAAAACAGATACTAAAACGGTTGGCCAATCAAGAAAAGATAATCATGGCATTTCTCTTTTTCTTGACTCTAATCGTATCGTGGGCATATGCTCCTACTCCCAATGGCCGCTATTTTTATTGGACAAAGATCAACGACTATGGATATGACAGATATATTCCAACCGCTCGCACATATGCGATAAAAGAAGCGATCCATCGAGAGATTCCCGCCCGCTATGATATGAGTGTCGCATTTCCCAACGGTTTTTACTACTCCTATTTGGGGCATAAGAGAGTGGTATATATTTTGCCTCGAGGGATAGATAAAGCCGATTTTATTATTATTGATTTGCATAGAATTGATCGCAAAAAAAGAAATTATTATTTAAATTTGATACAAAAACTCAAAAATGAACGTAAACTATTGACGGAATTTCAAGATTTTTATATATTCAAATAA
- a CDS encoding menaquinone biosynthesis family protein — protein sequence MSIYTVAHSPDADDIFMFYAIKFGWVSSKELRFTNMALDIETLNEKALENFYDITAISFALYPKIRNEYALLRTAVSFGEGYGPKLIKKRGKKLKKNFKVGLSGRYTTNALFFRIAYPDARPVYMNFLDIEKAVLDGKVDAGVLIHESILDFDENLEVERELWDIWVDLAGDELPLPLGGMALRRSIPLNKAIEAEQMLTKAVAVAHRHKTLLSKMLLERNLVRIDDEQLQRYLDLYANEHSITMNELQYEALDKLFAIGFEHGYYDCPIRAQEYLIPTEYTTLRELH from the coding sequence TTGTCCATCTATACCGTCGCTCATTCGCCCGATGCGGACGATATCTTTATGTTCTATGCCATCAAATTTGGCTGGGTAAGCTCAAAAGAACTTCGTTTTACTAATATGGCTCTTGATATTGAAACTCTCAATGAAAAAGCTCTGGAAAATTTTTACGATATTACAGCTATTAGTTTTGCACTCTATCCAAAAATTCGCAATGAGTATGCACTTTTGCGCACAGCTGTAAGCTTCGGAGAAGGGTATGGTCCAAAACTCATTAAAAAAAGAGGAAAAAAACTCAAAAAAAACTTCAAAGTAGGTCTGAGTGGGCGCTATACCACAAACGCCCTCTTTTTTCGCATCGCCTATCCTGACGCAAGACCAGTCTATATGAACTTTTTAGATATTGAAAAGGCAGTACTTGATGGCAAGGTCGATGCAGGTGTACTGATCCATGAATCGATTCTCGATTTCGATGAAAATTTAGAAGTAGAGCGAGAACTGTGGGATATCTGGGTGGATCTTGCTGGAGATGAACTACCACTGCCGCTTGGTGGGATGGCGCTTCGCAGATCAATTCCTCTCAATAAAGCGATTGAGGCTGAGCAGATGCTCACAAAAGCTGTAGCAGTGGCTCACAGGCATAAAACACTACTTTCAAAGATGCTCCTAGAGCGCAATCTTGTACGCATAGATGATGAGCAATTGCAAAGATATCTCGATCTCTATGCAAATGAACACTCGATCACCATGAATGAATTACAATATGAAGCTCTCGATAAACTCTTTGCAATTGGCTTTGAGCATGGATACTATGACTGTCCTATAAGAGCACAAGAGTATCTCATCCCAACTGAATATACCACACTGCGAGAGTTGCATTGA